The following coding sequences lie in one Monomorium pharaonis isolate MP-MQ-018 chromosome 1, ASM1337386v2, whole genome shotgun sequence genomic window:
- the LOC118644938 gene encoding uncharacterized protein LOC118644938 yields MFYVVHVDDWFQTIPDNWVNKINKTIHWPTEKNAMLTMWIKKRYHTNRIGRYTFVCLDHSKAIRIPKILSSNVQDTLLRTKYCMNNTQVIISRRCPKNESEKKSKIRRN; encoded by the exons ATGTTTTATGTCGTTCATGTTGATGATTGGTTTCAAACGATCCCAGATAATTgggtaaataaaataaataaaactatccATTGGCCTACTGAAAAGAATGCCATGCTTACAATGtggataaaaaaaaggtaCCATACAAATCGGATTGGAAGATACACGTTTGTTTGTTTGGACCATTCG aaaGCTATCAGGATTCCAAAAATTTTGAGCAGCAATGTACAGGATACTCTTCTCAGGACGAAATATTGTATGAACAATACACAAGTCATAATAAGTCGTCGCTGCCCCAAAAACGAAAGcgaaaaaaaatccaaaatacGACGAAACTAG
- the LOC118644928 gene encoding uncharacterized protein LOC118644928 translates to MSQSILIPLQDDFIDERNVASFDMDDENNINGAREHVRRIMKRLMTDNLALKYSWSGQKNTIRFKDFLTSKLILESVASVHTSANLKTMEDAIQSWLNHASDRKKKAEKKEDQRELLIKILIS, encoded by the exons ATGtctcaatcaatattaattccaCTTCAAG ACGACTTTATAGATGAAAGAAATGTTGCATCATTTGACATGGatgatgaaaataatataaacggtGCTAGGGAGCATGTAAGACGAATAATGAAGAGGCTAATGACAGATAATTTAGCCCTGAAATATTCCTGGAGCGGACAAAAAAACACCATTCGATTCAAAGATTTTCTTACTTCAAAACTTATTTTGG AATCTGTGGCGTCTGTGCATACATCAGCAAACCTTAAAACGATGGAAGATGCAATACAATCGTGGTTAAACCATGCATCGGATCGAAAAAAGAAAGCAGAGAAAAAAGAGGATCAACGTGagttactaattaaaattttaatttcttga